One Brassica oleracea var. oleracea cultivar TO1000 chromosome C7, BOL, whole genome shotgun sequence genomic window carries:
- the LOC106303860 gene encoding probable pectinesterase 68 isoform X2 — MAQLRSFTYSLYLFSVSLLILIFHCLCFRFSFVAACSNSTEDQHHHHRKWVGPSGHKVITVSLDGHSQFRSVQDAVDSIPKNNNMSIVIKIAPGFYREKVVVPATKPYITFKGAGRDVTVIEWHDRASDRGPDGQQLRTYQTASVTVFANYFSARNITFTNTAPAPMPGMQGWQAVALRISGDKAYFSGCGFYGAQDTLCDDAGRHYFKECYIEGSIDFIFGNGRSMYKDCELHSIASRFGSIAAHGRTCPEEKTGFTFVGCRVTGTGPLYVGRAMGQYSRIVYAYTYFDALVAHGGWDDWDHKSNKSKFF; from the exons ATGGCGCAACTAAGATCTTTTACTTATTCCCTTTATCTCTTTTCAGTTTCTCTCTTAATTCTCATATTCCATTGCTTATGTTTTCGTTTCTCCTTTGTTGCAGCTTGTTCCAACTCCACCGAAGATCAACACCATCACCACCGGAAATGGGTGGGTCCCTCAGGTCACAAAGTCATCACCGTCTCACTTGACGGCCACTCTCAGTTTCGCTCCGTCCAAGACGCTGTGGACTCCATACCAAAGAACAATAACATGAGTATCGTTATCAAGATTGCTCCAGGATTTTACCG AGAGAAAGTGGTGGTTCCAGCGACAAAACCGTACATAACGTTTAAAGGAGCGGGTCGGGACGTGACGGTTATAGAATGGCACGACCGTGCCTCCGACCGCGGTCCTGACGGTCAACAGTTACGTACTTACCAAACAGCTTCCGTCACAGTCTTCGCTAATTATTTCTCGGCTAGAAACATTACCTTCACG AATACTGCGCCGGCACCAATGCCGGGAATGCAAGGGTGGCAGGCGGTGGCATTAAGGATCTCTGGCGACAAAGCTTACTTTTCCGGCTGCGGATTTTACGGTGCACAAGACACTTTATGCGACGATGCAGGCCGTCACTACTTCAAGGAGTGTTACATTGAAGGCTCTATCGACTTTATCTTCGGTAATGGCCGCTCCATGTATAAA GATTGTGAGTTGCATTCGATAGCGTCAAGGTTTGGGTCGATAGCGGCGCACGGGAGGACATGCCCGGAGGAGAAAACGGGTTTCACGTTCGTGGGTTGTCGGGTAACGGGGACGGGTCCTTTATACGTGGGCCGGGCCATGGGCCAATACTCACGCATCGTCTACGCCTACACCTACTTCGATGCTCTTGTTGCTCATGGTGGCTGGGACGACTGGGACCATAAATCCAATAAAAGCAA ATTTTTTTAA
- the LOC106303860 gene encoding probable pectinesterase 68 isoform X1, giving the protein MAQLRSFTYSLYLFSVSLLILIFHCLCFRFSFVAACSNSTEDQHHHHRKWVGPSGHKVITVSLDGHSQFRSVQDAVDSIPKNNNMSIVIKIAPGFYREKVVVPATKPYITFKGAGRDVTVIEWHDRASDRGPDGQQLRTYQTASVTVFANYFSARNITFTNTAPAPMPGMQGWQAVALRISGDKAYFSGCGFYGAQDTLCDDAGRHYFKECYIEGSIDFIFGNGRSMYKDCELHSIASRFGSIAAHGRTCPEEKTGFTFVGCRVTGTGPLYVGRAMGQYSRIVYAYTYFDALVAHGGWDDWDHKSNKSKTAFFGVYNCYGPGAAATTGVSWARALDYESAHPFIAKSFVNGRHWIAPRDA; this is encoded by the exons ATGGCGCAACTAAGATCTTTTACTTATTCCCTTTATCTCTTTTCAGTTTCTCTCTTAATTCTCATATTCCATTGCTTATGTTTTCGTTTCTCCTTTGTTGCAGCTTGTTCCAACTCCACCGAAGATCAACACCATCACCACCGGAAATGGGTGGGTCCCTCAGGTCACAAAGTCATCACCGTCTCACTTGACGGCCACTCTCAGTTTCGCTCCGTCCAAGACGCTGTGGACTCCATACCAAAGAACAATAACATGAGTATCGTTATCAAGATTGCTCCAGGATTTTACCG AGAGAAAGTGGTGGTTCCAGCGACAAAACCGTACATAACGTTTAAAGGAGCGGGTCGGGACGTGACGGTTATAGAATGGCACGACCGTGCCTCCGACCGCGGTCCTGACGGTCAACAGTTACGTACTTACCAAACAGCTTCCGTCACAGTCTTCGCTAATTATTTCTCGGCTAGAAACATTACCTTCACG AATACTGCGCCGGCACCAATGCCGGGAATGCAAGGGTGGCAGGCGGTGGCATTAAGGATCTCTGGCGACAAAGCTTACTTTTCCGGCTGCGGATTTTACGGTGCACAAGACACTTTATGCGACGATGCAGGCCGTCACTACTTCAAGGAGTGTTACATTGAAGGCTCTATCGACTTTATCTTCGGTAATGGCCGCTCCATGTATAAA GATTGTGAGTTGCATTCGATAGCGTCAAGGTTTGGGTCGATAGCGGCGCACGGGAGGACATGCCCGGAGGAGAAAACGGGTTTCACGTTCGTGGGTTGTCGGGTAACGGGGACGGGTCCTTTATACGTGGGCCGGGCCATGGGCCAATACTCACGCATCGTCTACGCCTACACCTACTTCGATGCTCTTGTTGCTCATGGTGGCTGGGACGACTGGGACCATAAATCCAATAAAAGCAA GACGGCATTTTTCGGAGTGTACAATTGCTATGGGCCAGGAGCAGCAGCCACGACAGGCGTATCATGGGCCAGAGCTTTGGACTATGAGTCAGCTCATCCTTTTATAGCTAAGAGCTTCGTAAATGGGAGACATTGGATAGCTCCACGAGATGCTTAA
- the LOC106301268 gene encoding ras-related protein RABA5a, translating into MAFHSEDDKSEDYLFKIVLIGDSAVGKSNLLARFARDEFYPNSKSTIGVEFQTQKMDINGKEIKAQIWDTAGQERFRAVTSAYYRGAVGALLVYDISRQQTFQSIGRWLNELHTHSDMNVVTILVGNKSDLKDIREVPTSEGKALAEAQGLFFMETSALDSSNVAAAFETVVKEIYNILSRKVMSSQELNKQDPASLSNGKKVVIPSEEQGESKKGGCCST; encoded by the exons ATGGCTTTTCATTCTGAGGACGACAAGAGTGAAGACTACCTCTTTAAGATTGTTCTAATAGGTGATTCTGCAGTCGGGAAATCAAACTTGCTCGCAAGATTTGCTAGGGATGAGTTCTATCCCAACTCAAAGTCGACCATTGGAGTGGAGTTTCAGACGCAGAAGATGGATATCAACGGGAAGGAGATCAAAGCACAGATATGGGACACTGCAGGTCAAGAACGTTTCAGAGCAGTCACTTCTGCTTATTACAGAGGTGCTGTTGGAGCTCTTCTTGTTTACGACATCAGCAGGCAGCAGACTTTTCAGAGCATCGGTAGATGGCTCAACGAGCTTCACA CACACTCTGACATGAACGTTGTGACTATCTTGGTGGGGAACAAGTCGGATCTGAAGGACATAAGGGAAGTGCCAACATCGGAAGGGAAAGCGTTAGCGGAAGCGCAGGGGCTTTTCTTTATGGAGACATCGGCTCTGGACTCGTCAAATGTTGCAGCTGCGTTCGAGACGGTTGTGAAGGAGATATACAACATATTGAGCAGGAAAGTGATGAGCTCACAGGAGTTGAACAAGCAAGATCCTGCCTCACTCAGCAATGGCAAGAAAGTTGTGATTCCATCTGAGGAACAGGGAGAGTCCAAGAAAGGTGGTTGTTGTTCTACGTGA
- the LOC106301267 gene encoding phosphatidylinositol/phosphatidylcholine transfer protein SFH11, which translates to MQETEVSARDIHISDGSEEEDSMQPDLFHEQHISNNEQMVEAFRNLLLLHGQLPAKHGDSNTLLRFLKMRDFDLEKAKDAFLSYMKWRVDSKVDMISKEFKYEEYGEVKKHYPHGFHKVDKSGRPIYIERLGMVDLNAFSKATTIDRYVKYHIKEQEKTLSLRYPACSIASEKHVSSTTTILDVSGLGMSNFSKSARSLFMEIQKIDSNYYPETLHRLFVVNANSGFRMLWLALKTFLDARTLAKVQVLGPNYLGELLEAIDPSNLPTFLGGNCTCSDRGGCLFSDEGPWNDPNIKAKIQETFTMGDADSEEHTMDKVSENASTNQKENSGKNMITLKKYASLRDAVKEAQKRIEMLEMSLHETKRAMNGLAEIIETIKPNQTETTNRQI; encoded by the exons ATGCAAGAAACAGAGGTGAGTGCCAGAGACATACACATATCTGATGGTTCCGAAGAAGAAGATTCAATGCAACCTGATCTCTTTCACGAACAGCACATCTCAAACAATGAACAAATGGTTGAAGCGTTTCGTAACTTGCTTCTCCTCCACGGCCAATTACCTGCAAAGCACGGAGATTCCAATACACTTCTCAG GTTTCTAAAGATGAGGGATTTTGATTTGGAGAAAGCCAAAGATGCGTTTTTGAGTTACATGAAGTGGCGTGTGGATTCTAAAGTGGATATGATCTCTAAG GAGTTTAAGTATGAGGAGTACGGTGAGGTGAAAAAGCATTACCCTCATGGGTTTCATAAGGTAGACAAAAGTGGTAGGCCAATCTACATCGAGAGACTAGGGATGGTTGACTTGAACGCGTTTTCGAAAGCAACCACCATTGATAGGTATGTTAAGTATCATATCAAGGAGCAAGAGAAAACGCTGAGCTTGAGGTATCCGGCGTGTTCGATTGCTTCAGAGAAACATGTTTCTTCTACCACAACGATCTTGGATGTCTCTGGATTG GGAATGTCAAACTTTTCGAAATCTGCAAGATCTCTTTTCATGGAGATTCAGAAGATAGACAGCAACTATTACCCTGAG ACGTTGCATCGCCTCTTCGTTGTGAATGCCAATTCTGGATTTCGGATGCTGTGGCTTGCACTCAAGACCTTTCTTGATGCTCGGACATTAGCCAAAGTTCAG GTGCTAGGACCCAACTACCTTGGAGAGCTACTTGAAGCAATAGATCCAAG CAACTTACCAACGTTTCTTGGAGGAAACTGCACCTGTTCAGATCGTGGAGGGTGTCTTTTCAGTGATGAAGGACCCTGGAATGATCCAAACATCAAGGCAAAGATCCAG GAGACTTTCACAATGGGAGATGCTGATTCTGAGGAACATACTATGGATAAAGTCTCAGAAAATGCTTCAACCAATCAAAAA GAAAATTCAGGCAAGAACATGATTACTTTGAAGAAGTATGCTTCCCTGAGAGATGCTGTTAAGGAAGCACAGAAG AGAATTGAAATGTTAGAGATGTCACTTCATGAAACAAAAAGG GCCATGAATGGACTTGCCGAGATCATTGAGACCATTAAACCAAATCAAACCGAAACAACCAATAGACAAATTTAA